agggctgttggacagtggaacgcactcccttggagtgtggtggagtctccctcttctgaggtttttaaagagaggctggatggccatttgtcaggagtgctttgattgtgtgttcctgcactgcacttgatggcccttggggtctcttccagctctacgaATCTATGATTCTGCGAGCCAAGCCTTTGCACCTGGATGTGAACCTTGTGCTGTCCTTTAGGTATTTGAATGAGCTTCGGAAAAGTGTGATCAATTGCAATGTTTTTTGTTGTGAGCCATATTGCACAGTGGCCATTAATGTAAAGCTTGCGAGGGTTCACTTCGGTCCTGGcttccctgctgctccagaggactGCCTGTAACAAGAAAGATAAAAAAATTCATAGTTTTCAATCCAGCTTTTAAGCTAAGATATAGGTAGTTGATTTTGAGTTTCTAAAGCAGTACAATAAATTTAGATTTGATAAGAAAGTATTAGATATATCTCAGGTTTCTTCCCCAAATTTGCCTCCTTTGGAGAAACATGTTATTCCCCACCCCATTGGCCCCCCAATTTCCAGATATTTCATACTTCTACACCTATTTTGTATGTTAGGGTAGACATGGTCAATCTTGTGATGAAGATCCTCACTGAGAAGCAGAATGGTCTGTGGAAAGGCCGTCCTTTGGTGCCCTGATCCTCACTTGATCTCCCGTGGAAAGTCAAAACTGCTTTTGGTAACCAGACAATGAAGCAGGTTGGGTGTTTTTTGACCTTGTTTGACTTTTAGTCCTTCGAGCATCGGTCAGGTGAGCTAGTAATGATTTTTGTGGACTAATAATTTGTTGTACTGTCAAGATtgtacttgatttttaaaaaagtttttgcaAGGCTGTGGTCTGGGGTGATCCAAAAGGGCTAGAGAGTTCTTTCTATGTTAATTCCAATCTGTGTGGATTTTGTGAGAGCCTGAGAGATGAAAGACCAGTAGTGTTAACAGTCGGTTCCAGAACTGTAGTCCCTGTACTGACCCTGTCACTCTATTTCTTGCCGGCCTATAACCGCTAACGGCACAGAAACATCAAGCATGTTAGCGGTTACAACCTTGCTTTTGATTGGATGTATGAAGTTGGCTTTGtggaatcaaaccattggtccatctatcTCAGTGTTGCCCGCCTGATTCGAAACATTGTAGGCAAAAAGAGCACTTTCATCTTTGAGGTTTTTTATCTAGAGGATCAAGGATTGAATCGGAACCATTGCACATAATGTGTGTTTTCTGTTCTGGACCGCAGCCCCTTCCTGAGCGTTTAGAGACACATTTTAATTACTCCAAATGTCTATGAAATAATTACTTACCTGTCCCTGTCCTTTTTTTGCAGATGAGCAGCGATGCTTCAGCCAGTGCACATTGAGGAAGATGCTGCTGGCAGAGTCTTCGTTTTCAGTTAAATATGCACGcaagaatggctgctgcaggtgcTTCTGGTATTGAGGACAAAGCAGGAGCTAAGTCTCCATCTGCCCTCTGTGGACAACTTGAGGACTGTAATAGGCAGCTGccggaggggaagggggcagctgAGCAGCTCCCTGAACAGAGCAACGCTTCCTTTGCAGCAACAGAGCAAAACCGGCAGCAAGCCACTGCGGGCAAGTTGAAGAAAACGGCTTTCAAGCTCTTTGGTGGGAATAGAAGCATCTGTACGTTACCCAGCTTCTTTGGAGGGAAAAACAAAGGCCACGGGAAGGGAACCTCTAAGAAGAGTTTATGCAAGAGTAAAACGCACGATGGCCTCAGTGATGTTGGATGTGAAGATGCTGGCAGAGAGCGCCTCAGGAGCCCCTCAGAGGGTGGAACGgacttcccctctccccagctgccAAACTCTCAAAGTGCCCTTTTGGCAACGGACTCTGGCCCTCAGGCTGGTTTTGTTGGCTGGTCAACTTCCCTGTGTGGAAGTTCTGATGGCTTTGAGAGGAAGCCCGGAGGAGACAAATCTCTGTTCCTCCCACGACCCAAAAAAGGTCTGAAGGGGCTATTCAACAGCATTCGGCGCCATCGGAAGAACAAAGCGAATGAACCCGAGAAGACCGAGCTGCAAGAGTGGACGTCTAGGAGAGCTGTGGCCGAAAAGCAAGGCCAAGGAAATAAACAGGTGGGTGTTGAAACTGCACAGGCTCCCGAGAAAACAAATCTAAAAAGCCTGGTGCTTCCTTCAGAGCACAGGGAGGACCTCAACAGTCAAGCTGTACCTGGAATAAAGGCCAGCCTGGGTGAATCTAGAGAGATTGACCAGCTGGTAGCCAATGAAAACAGTTCTGATGGGAATGCAGCCATTGGGGTTGCAAACTGCGAAGACTCTCAAGATGTCGAATTGGAGGCGTGTGACACCCTTGGGGTAAACTCTACCTACGATGGCCTTCCAGATGGTCTCCAGCCAGAGTTCTTAGACAGCGATCCTCCCTCTGCCCCTTCTGGGGAACAGCTTAGCTTGATGTTTGGAGACGTGACTTCCCTTAAAAGCTTTGACTCTTTCACTGGCTGTGGAGACATTATTGCTGAGCCCGATATTGACAGTATCGCAGAGAGTTCTACTTCTGCGGGACGTGGTAGAGATGCCACCAAAAGGAGTTCCTGTCTTGTTACTTATCAGGGTGGAGGGGAAGAGATGGCCGTGCCTGATGGTATTGAGGAGTATCTCCAGCAGATGTGGGAAGGGGCTGTCAAAGTGGATGCTGCTACTTATGAAACCCACCTACCCGAGATCATGACCAACAATGAGTTCCAAAAAGTGAACAGTGGCAATCAGGGCCCCCATCTCTATTCCGACCGCACAAAGAATGACATGGATCTCCTCACTCCGCACAGTGACCAACAAGAATCTGCTCCCAATAGTGATGAAGGTTACTATGATTCAACCACCCCAGGTCCTGAGGATGAAGCTGGAGATGAAGAAATCAAGAAGGACCGCCTTCCAAGGGACAGCTATAGCGGTGATGCTCTTTATGAATTTTATGAGCCAGATGATGTGCTCATGAGTCCCTCTCATGAGAACGAGTCCTGGTTTGACAGGAAAGTTTCTCCCTCAGAGAACTTTGGCCAGTTCTTGGACTTTACTGTCCCTGCAGAGAAGGATCTGGTCTGGATGATGGGACAGAAGAGTGAAGTGATGGAAACTGAGGAGGAGAGACTGGCTGCCATTCAGAAGCAGCTTCTGTATTGGGAAATGCAGCAAGAGCCCGTTTTGAAACACCTGGATGTGCTAAGCAAGGAACAGCATCCCAGGGAAAAGGAATGCAGTGAATGTAAAGCCAGAACAGCCAGCTTGATTGACAAATGTCCAAGTTGCCTTGGTTGCATGCAGGGCGTCCCTCGTGCTCTGGGCAGAAACCTCAACGCCAGCCTCTCAGCTGAAAACCAAGACTGGAGGGACTTGCAAGAGATGCTGTGCCCAGAAAAACGCTCTAACGGCAGTTGTGGTCCCAAAGCACATGGCAGTTGCCTTACTGAGTTGGTGGGAAATGGCGTCGTGTTGGATTCCAATTTGGAGCATGTGGTGCTCGAATCGTATGCTTTGAATGGCTTGACCTTGGAGAAATCTGTGGCGTACCCTTTCTACAGAATGCACGACCACCACAGTTGCCCACCAAGTGACCATCACAGCGGAGCTGAACCTGGCTTTCGAGAGTCCTGCACAGAAAGCAAATATGAACCAGACCAGGCTGTGAACTTCTCTCAAGCTTTGGTGGAATTCACTAGCAGTGGGACTCTCTTCTCCAGCCTCTCCGAAAGCCTGGGGAGCTCAGATTCGGGCTCCGTGTTCACTCAGAACCTTCCCGCCCTCCCCACCATGGTCACATTTGATATAGTGGATGTTGAACAAGAAGGCGAAGGTGAGTGTGAACAGCACTTGGAGATGAACACCGATGAGGACATCACCGTATCCTTTGAGGCCTTTGATGATAGCTACGTTCCGAAAGAATCCTTCGCTGAATGTGACGAGAGAATGTTTCCTGGGTATCCACAAAGCTCTTTCCAAAGCTGTAACTGGGGTGTGGCCAGCCTTCCCCGTTGTCTTCGGCTTCAGGAATTGAGTCCACCCATGCCAGAGCCATTGTCTGTCTGTCGGAGGAGCCGGTCCCTGGACACTGAGAGTCTGGAGTTTGAGCTTGGAAGTTCTCCACCATCCAAGAACAGCCTGAAGTTTTTCAAGCTTTGTTCTAAATGGAGTGGCTGCAAAAAGAACACCATTGCTCCAGGACTGAGTGCTAGCCAGGAGGACCCTCCAGGTTCTGCAGAAGAACGGGAAGGCAGTGGCACTGTTCCTTGGGCAGGTCTACAGAATGTACCCTACCGTGCGGATATGTTTTGTTCTCAAGAGGCGAAACAGTGGGACTGTGATTTGAGTGCACCGGCTTTCCAGACTACACAGGGTGCATTGGAACTGACCGACTCAGAACTGCCTTTCGTGTTCACTGCAAAGGAGATCGCCAAAAGACCTTGTCACGATGGGACCAATAACCCAGTGCTTCAGATGCCGAGACTGATCACCAGGCCTTCCAGTCTCCCTCTGCAAGCACAATTTGAGTCCCAAAAAGCATCTGCTACCTCTCGCAGGCATTGTGGAGACAGCGTGACTAAGAAAATGGCTTGGGTGCTTCCTTTGGGAGACAACAGTGTTGACTTACCTTCCAGCTTTGCCTTCCCCCGTTCCCCTGACAAGCCAGCAATATGCAAACCCACGGACAAGATGGAAGGAAGGGTCCAGATTCACTGCAGCAATGGTGAGGCCCTCGAGGGTGAGGCTGAGGATTGTGGGAGCTCCGAAGCTGACCTGCCGAAAGGGAAAGCGGAATGTTGGGACGCCCCCTCGGCCACCCGCCAGAATGTCAAAATGAATGTAACAGTAGCCAAATAATATATATGAGGGTCAAAAAGTGGGTTCGGGCGGGACGATTTTTAATGGTTGTGATGGGATTTAGTACGTTTTGAAATCCATAACTTCAGAGCTGGGAGTAATATATTCAGTTCTTGCCTCGTTGGGGAGGATGGTGCCGGGTGGAAGCCCTGTTCTCTAGGTTAGTAACAGATTTCTGTTTTCACAGCGTGGGCCTCCATAGCTGCTCAGTAAAGGGCAGAAAAAAGGATGCACGGGCACTCTGGATTCCAGTTGATCCATCTGTGAGGATCTCAGGTCTCAGTCACAGCCTTCTAAGTTAAGGGGGCAAAAACCATTTTCTGAAACCATCAGGTGGCCGAAGTTGTTgccctttaaaatatatatatatatacacttttTGTGATTTTCACTGGAATGGGTTGTTTATGGTTAAAAAGTGGTAAATGTTCGGTTTCTCAGTTACTCAAAGGAAACCGTGTGTGGGGCAGAAGCAGTGCTCCATAGGCGTTTGATGAATAATTATGTCTGATAGGGAGCAATCCTATTTGACAGTGGTAGGCCTGCCTCACTTTTTCTCCACTTTGAATTGCTGCTGTTCACACACTAGAACTATTCTCGATCTCATAGTCAGCACTGTGGACAGTTTTTCACAGTGGCCTCTAATGGCCTTGTATCTTTggatgtggtttttttttgggggggaggggggtcttttCCATTTGAACATGTCACCAAAGACATCTTGTCAAATTCGTTGTCAGATGATCTCACTTTTGCtaatgtaaatgtaaaaaaaaaattaaccccacattgttgataaaaatgttcgtgtgtgtgtgtgtgttagcatTTTTGGTTGTACATATTTAATTGACagattgttttttaaacaaacaaacaaaattttatATACTAACGTGTACCAGTTATTTGGCTCTGCCTTGGTAACTTGACCTGTTTCCAAAGAGTTTTCTCGAatgtattgctttaaaaaaaaactcataaaTTTGTAGTCTTATTTCATCTGGGGGCAAGAATTGGCGCCTGGAAACGGGGCTGCAGGAGTTGAACACTGGCTGGTGGTGTTTTGAGAAGAGAGCGCTCTCTCTTCCTGTGGCCTCAGTATTGTGGCCCTTCCTGTTTGGTGAATTTCAGCTGGTTGAAAGGAAGATAGTGTCAAGAGGGCATCCATGTTGGTCATGAGCAGACAAACTAGATTCTAGTCCAGTTACACCCTTAGAAGCAAATAGGGTTTGGTTGGCATCAGCTTTCGGTTGGgtatctgaggaagggagctttgactctcagaagctcatgcttccaaaatcttgttggcctctaaggtactactggactcaggCGTAGCTGTTGAAAGGGGGCAGCAACTATAGCAGAGTCATTTTGCACATTACACTGAATAAGATGGTAGAATCCCGGTTTGCCCAAGTAAGAGCACAAGCCCAGGGAATCTTTTTGAAAttatttctctctttaaaaaaaaaaaatcactgtatgTGAAAAACTAGCACACAGTTCGGCATAACCCTCTGACATTCTGGTTCCCTCAGGCCTTCACCCTGGAAGCCAGAATGCGGGACTGTCAGTTCTGTGAAAGAAGATTAGCACTGCACTAAGCTCTGTAAGCCCCTGTGAAGATCTTGGGATCaagaagtagggtataaatctttaaacaataaatagatGCAAGGCATTTTTAATATGGAGAACATTAAATAATCTCACCCGCACACACACAGAATGCCGTCAGATCGTATAATCCAAATTGCGTTTGTTGACTTGGAACAATGTGTAGAACAGCTTTTAGAGTGAAACAAAAGATGTCTGGGGTTCCTTCGTATTGAGAAGCTGGCCCCACCCATCAGCAGCACTGCCCCCTATTCTGACCTGAGGCACAGGTGAGCTGTGGAAAGAGCTCGTGGTCCAGTCCAGTTGCTGAAGGTCTTGATAACAGAGGCAAATAGGACTGTCTAGAAGCCAAAGAAGTGACTGGTGTCCCTGAGAGGGATGATACAAACCCATTTAAAACCTCGCCTGCcagttttgtttgcttttctcaCTGTAGAAAAGGCGAGCCACTGACAAATTTACCTTTTCAGCATCTTTAAGACGTGTATCATAAACAAACAGTGCCTCTGATGCTTCATGCATCATTTCACCACTAGCAACACATGCGCATGCACACCAACTCAGTAGTTTGATTCTTCTTCTCCAAGGGTGCAGGAAGATCAAAATATTGATGTTTCACAATGCTTTTGTGTTTTGTTCGAGCTAAGACTTCAGGCTAATGTGGGAATTGCTCCTTTCTGTGTCATTTGCAGTTGTAGAAAGTTTTCTTGGGAATAGAAAATAACTCTGTGTCATTTGGCAATGTTTGCCTGAAAAGCAGACTTTGTGTGCAGACTTCTGCATGTTTTGTCCTCTGGATTGGACCAACCTTATGACCATCCAGGTCTCTCACTGTGTGACTGTCATCCTGTTGGCTCCAGAAGTTGCCTCCAGAACAACAAAGCCATTTCTGGATTTCACAAGATGGAAGGGAACACAATATTTCCTTGTTCCTCCTGCCAACACTGCATTCAGTTTCCCCATGAGTGTCCAGGTCAACTTACCAAGTGCTCAGTTGACCCTGCATTTGAGATTTCTTTTTATATGCATATAAGATCAATGTTATCTATTTTTatatgttttccccccttttcttgcaTTTTGTATGCATTCATGGGAAAGCTTTctacggtgggggggggggggctgttattttaacttgtactttttttaaaaaagtgcagtttacagttttgaaaaaaaaatatgtttgctgCTATCACTTGTgcaatgggaaggggggaaagtgttCATAGTGTCACGTTCAGTTCTGTATTTGGTGTTATTCCTACAGATGTTCGGGAAGATTTCAAGCCTTCCCTTTCCTGTTTCACCTGATGTCTCTCCCCCACTCTTTTCTTCATGGTCATGAAAACAACTTGTTGGTTTTAGTGGcagtttgtttccttgcttggTCTTGTTATcttctgttattgtttttttgcggtgtgtgtgtgtgtgtgtgtgtcttatttTGGGCTTTTGATTTGCaaacttttgggggtggggagggtttgaGTTGTGGATTACCGTACTATTTAAAACTAGAAAAGTGTTGTGTGTCATGTTCTTTTGTTGTCCTTGTAAAATGGATGCCTATTGGGGAGAGTTCTCTTCTGAATAGTTCCGTGAGTTGTGGAAAGGGGAATGGTGATGCCAAAGCGTTCCTGCGACTACATTTCTGTGGGTGAAGCCCTTTCTGGCCGCTTGAGCTCTCTACTTCAGAGCTCCTCCCTGCAGTCGGGTCCATCCCTGCATCCTGAAGAGGAAGCCAAATTTTTTTCCCTTGGAAGGTGAAAGGACTGGTCCTGTTCCAGAAAGGAGATATCTAAATGCATTCCGGTGGTTCTATTCCTTTAAGTTGAGCTAAGGGACCACTAGCAGCTGGGCTTTATAGAGGGCTGCATTGTCTGTCTTTGTGTGTTTGCAGGAACAGGTAGCAAGGAGTGAAAACAGGTGGCATTTTTAACAGTGCTTGAAATCTGTTTTAGAGGACATTTTGCTACAACACCATTTActccatgcatgcacacacacccctctgtctTGGAGGAAGCTTTGATGAAAACTGGTTTTGCGGGTTTCCTCCTGTGAACTGAGAAAATGCTGCCCCTTGAGCGTTGTAAAGCAGTCACGAATGCCATTTTTCTAGCACCCATGAGGTCACTGATGTACTTTTCCTCCACTACAATCCTGGCAGCAAGTTTTCAACTATATATCTTATAAGTGCACAGATGCCTCGTTTAAAAAACAGTTCAAGGAAAGGCAAAAGACAGGACCAACCAGCTGATCCAGGTTGGGCTTTGCTGTTCAACAGGCTTGTCTTCCTAGTTGCACGGCCAGGTTTGCTCTGCCAGGGAAGAAACAGCCGCGACTGCTGGAATGAGGCCCTTCTCTTCCCTGGAAGAGTCCTTGCTTGAATATTGCTGCCTAAGCTAATGGTTGCTGAATGTACGATCCTAACCAGCCCGGTCGTTGCCTTTCTTTTGCCACGCAGCTGATAATATCGTGGCCATTTTTGAAGGTCGGCCCAGTTTGCAAACTGTGaagtatttttctctcttttttactttttacGATGTGAATGCATGCATGTTCGTTCTTTAAGGTGCTCTGAAGGGTCCCCTTTGGTCCATTTTGTTCCATTTCACCCTTTGTTTAGCAGGGAAAAATGGGCAAAGTACATTGACAAGTGCAAGAGAGAGGCAGGAGTGGTCCTTTCATATAGATGAGTAAAGatccaccagagagagagagcgtgtgtgtgtgtttgttttaagaGGACCCCAAAGAAAGGCATGCTCTTCATGGGCATAGCATAGTTGTGAAGTCTGTAAAGGAAGAAACGGATGAAGCAGGAGCCTGCAAACCAGCTTCCAGCTTTGGAAAGGAAAGAATACGCTGGTCATTCGTTTGGCAAGTGCAGATAAGAGCTACCGTGGCACGGTTGGCTAAAAGTGCTGGTTTACAATCCTCCCTGCTGTTAATTAGATAGCCTTTGGTTATGTTGTTGTCTCAGCCCCTTCTAGCTATCATATACAGCTAACCtcaccttgcagggctgttgtcagAATGCTTGTTTCATGCTTTAAACACATAAGGAAGCACTAGAATAGGGCACTTAAAGTGTTTTCTTCCCCCTCAGGCATTGCCAAGCTTCCACATTCCATTTTAGAGCATCATTCCTGGTGGGCAGGTTTTGTTCTGGCTCATGTATCTCCTTTGGGACAGAGTTTACATCTGAAGCTGGACTGTGGAGTGAGCCCCTGTCCAGGAGATCCTGCTCTGTGGGCAGtggcctaaccctaacccactcCATGGAACTTTGTACCTGCATTCTCATAGCAGAAGTCATGCCTAACTCCTCACCAGTAAAGAAACCAATCCTTTCTCAAGTAAGAAAATTGATGTCCAGTTTGTGCAAGCTTCAGTAACAATTTCAGATTGCAAAGCCAGTCATTTTATAAATTGCACAGAAACTCTGAAACCATTGTTGGTAACAATCCTGGCAGATGTCACTAAGAATTCTCACAGTGAGAATTCTCACAACTCACCTCACAGAATACATCCTGCTCTTGTCAGCACAGAGTGATCGAGCTTTCCTGCCAGTTCTCATCCCTCCCCTGTGGCTCCCTCGACTAATCCCCTGCCCCACCACTGGCCGTCACACTTGAATTTCATTTAATTTggttggttttctttttctggttCTGAAACTTTTTAATGtggtttttctgtgtttttaaaatggatgTCTTTCTTGCTGAATTCTGATGAATaaacagaagggttttttttagagaaCATTCCCTTTCATTTGGTGTCCTGTGTCTTGTTTTTATGGTGGGTAAGAATCATTAGATCTAATTCTGAACTCAGCCACTGGTGTTCGCTGAAAATCCACACAATGGAACCAGGGGCAGGCTGGGGCcgagcagtggggggtgggggtgtagggGGGGGAGTGGATTACAGGGTCTTACAAAGCTAAGGGAAGCACTAGGTTTGTTGAAAACTCTTTAAAAGGAGGAGGGCTCATCCACTGAGATAATAAAAACAGTTTCTTCAGTTTTAAGAAATCATCTGAGACCTGGATGAGATTTACATCCTGAGAAATATTCAGTGGTCATTTTAGGGGTTGCAAAGCAACCACAACAATaccaagccttggtttctgtgaaAGGGGAAGGGTTTTTAACAGAAGTAATGCAGCTAGTGAAGTGTAGGGTTTAATATCTGG
The nucleotide sequence above comes from Sphaerodactylus townsendi isolate TG3544 linkage group LG13, MPM_Stown_v2.3, whole genome shotgun sequence. Encoded proteins:
- the AMER1 gene encoding APC membrane recruitment protein 1, translating into MHARMAAAGASGIEDKAGAKSPSALCGQLEDCNRQLPEGKGAAEQLPEQSNASFAATEQNRQQATAGKLKKTAFKLFGGNRSICTLPSFFGGKNKGHGKGTSKKSLCKSKTHDGLSDVGCEDAGRERLRSPSEGGTDFPSPQLPNSQSALLATDSGPQAGFVGWSTSLCGSSDGFERKPGGDKSLFLPRPKKGLKGLFNSIRRHRKNKANEPEKTELQEWTSRRAVAEKQGQGNKQVGVETAQAPEKTNLKSLVLPSEHREDLNSQAVPGIKASLGESREIDQLVANENSSDGNAAIGVANCEDSQDVELEACDTLGVNSTYDGLPDGLQPEFLDSDPPSAPSGEQLSLMFGDVTSLKSFDSFTGCGDIIAEPDIDSIAESSTSAGRGRDATKRSSCLVTYQGGGEEMAVPDGIEEYLQQMWEGAVKVDAATYETHLPEIMTNNEFQKVNSGNQGPHLYSDRTKNDMDLLTPHSDQQESAPNSDEGYYDSTTPGPEDEAGDEEIKKDRLPRDSYSGDALYEFYEPDDVLMSPSHENESWFDRKVSPSENFGQFLDFTVPAEKDLVWMMGQKSEVMETEEERLAAIQKQLLYWEMQQEPVLKHLDVLSKEQHPREKECSECKARTASLIDKCPSCLGCMQGVPRALGRNLNASLSAENQDWRDLQEMLCPEKRSNGSCGPKAHGSCLTELVGNGVVLDSNLEHVVLESYALNGLTLEKSVAYPFYRMHDHHSCPPSDHHSGAEPGFRESCTESKYEPDQAVNFSQALVEFTSSGTLFSSLSESLGSSDSGSVFTQNLPALPTMVTFDIVDVEQEGEGECEQHLEMNTDEDITVSFEAFDDSYVPKESFAECDERMFPGYPQSSFQSCNWGVASLPRCLRLQELSPPMPEPLSVCRRSRSLDTESLEFELGSSPPSKNSLKFFKLCSKWSGCKKNTIAPGLSASQEDPPGSAEEREGSGTVPWAGLQNVPYRADMFCSQEAKQWDCDLSAPAFQTTQGALELTDSELPFVFTAKEIAKRPCHDGTNNPVLQMPRLITRPSSLPLQAQFESQKASATSRRHCGDSVTKKMAWVLPLGDNSVDLPSSFAFPRSPDKPAICKPTDKMEGRVQIHCSNGEALEGEAEDCGSSEADLPKGKAECWDAPSATRQNVKMNVTVAK